In bacterium, one genomic interval encodes:
- a CDS encoding polysaccharide deacetylase has translation MKSEEHTICLTFDFDAICLWLGSFGAETPSMCSRGEFAVPGLMRVLKLLEKHDVPSTFFVPGHSAHLYPSYVKEIVDKGHEIGHHGWSHRNPTKLSREEERRDFELGFEALDWAAGVTPTGCRTAAWDFSPNTLDLMIEYDLDYSSTFMANDFYPYYLRSGDEFPKNEPFVFGDLVDVVELPPSWGLDDFPPLEYVWGMNQGPNTPSQVRELWQGEFDYMVENCPGGMYVLTCHPQFIGRGSRLKMMDELIEHMKGDGRVFSTLGDLAAKFRAENPMEQWAAENPHLTGAAARPPETSERLRALMEAP, from the coding sequence ATGAAAAGCGAAGAACACACGATCTGCCTGACCTTCGACTTCGATGCGATCTGTCTCTGGCTCGGCTCCTTCGGGGCGGAGACACCCAGCATGTGCTCGCGGGGCGAGTTCGCCGTCCCCGGCCTGATGCGTGTGCTGAAGCTGCTGGAGAAGCACGACGTCCCGTCCACCTTCTTCGTGCCGGGCCACTCGGCCCACCTGTATCCGAGCTACGTGAAGGAGATCGTGGACAAGGGTCACGAGATCGGGCACCACGGCTGGAGCCACCGCAACCCCACCAAGCTCTCCCGCGAGGAGGAGCGGCGCGACTTCGAGTTGGGCTTCGAGGCGCTCGACTGGGCGGCCGGTGTCACCCCCACGGGGTGCCGCACCGCCGCGTGGGACTTCAGCCCCAACACGCTGGACCTCATGATCGAGTACGACCTCGACTACTCGTCCACGTTCATGGCGAACGACTTCTACCCGTACTACCTGCGCTCGGGCGACGAGTTCCCCAAGAACGAGCCGTTCGTCTTCGGCGACCTCGTCGACGTTGTCGAACTCCCGCCGAGTTGGGGGCTCGACGACTTCCCGCCGCTGGAGTACGTGTGGGGTATGAACCAGGGGCCCAACACGCCCTCGCAGGTGCGGGAGCTGTGGCAGGGCGAGTTCGACTACATGGTCGAGAACTGCCCCGGCGGGATGTACGTGCTCACGTGCCACCCGCAGTTCATCGGCCGGGGGTCGCGCCTGAAGATGATGGACGAGCTGATCGAGCACATGAAGGGTGACGGGCGGGTCTTCAGCACGCTCGGCGATCTGGCGGCCAAGTTCCGGGCCGAGAACCCCATGGAGCAGTGGGCGGCGGAGAACCCCCACCTCACCGGGGCCGCGGCCCGCCCGCCGGAGACCTCCGAGAGGCTGCGTGCCCTGATGGAGGCGCCCTAG